The Flammeovirgaceae bacterium genome contains a region encoding:
- a CDS encoding ATP-binding cassette domain-containing protein, protein MLRNHHIVRILREAALQLGHEYDPESLRFTEINNRTYSDAEFDEFKQDLFEAASKMQLMMLQYELSADEFASFLEKEEQYVLAFSKTEKGLTPVLIQPTGKNRNMSQLRDKGWEQTDFSTAVPWFSPSGNEVLFFVLFPQESLVSDYGLDETAGGKRLNPVTRLFRLLHAERSQINYIFFYALVAGLISLVLPLGIQATIELISGGVFFSSVYVLIGIVILGVIVGGVLQLIQISLVEFLQRRIFTKAALEFAFRIPRLKAEAIISNYAPELVNRFFDIITIQKGLPKLLIDFTAGIVQIIFGLILLSLYHPFFVFFSVGLLSLLAILFTATGPKGLRSSIEESKYKYKVVHWLEELARAINSFKLAGTTDLPIKKTDYTVNNYLKYRKIHFQVLIGQFSFILLFKALVTGGLLIVGTILVVDRQITLGQFVASEVIIILLLSSVEKIVMYMDVIYDLLTAVDKVAHVTDIPLERVGGLDFPSRQQGLGYSIQVKGLRYKYPGHYDYMLKGIDMNIRAGEHICISGPGGSGKTTLMNIISGIYTDFEGAVSINNYSIRDLDLTHLRNKIGKNISQEDIFDGTILDNVTVGKPMESVEDAIEAINMVGLTDEINRLPDGLNTHLTSGGKNLSNTAVHRLILARCLAKKPELVILNDFFTGLKRAAKIELIQCLVDRKSKWTVLAVSNDPLIMAACDRVIVLNDGIIEAEGKFDELLKDGIINRYLD, encoded by the coding sequence ATGTTACGGAACCATCATATTGTGCGAATTCTCCGGGAGGCAGCCCTGCAACTTGGGCACGAGTATGATCCGGAAAGCCTTCGCTTTACCGAAATTAACAACCGTACGTACAGCGATGCTGAGTTTGATGAATTCAAACAGGATTTGTTTGAAGCGGCCAGTAAAATGCAACTGATGATGTTGCAATACGAGTTGAGCGCAGATGAATTTGCATCATTCCTCGAAAAAGAAGAGCAATACGTGCTGGCTTTTTCTAAAACCGAAAAAGGGCTAACACCCGTACTCATTCAACCCACAGGAAAGAACCGCAACATGTCACAACTTCGTGATAAGGGTTGGGAGCAAACCGACTTTAGCACAGCTGTACCCTGGTTTTCGCCTTCGGGTAATGAGGTGTTGTTTTTTGTGCTGTTTCCGCAGGAAAGCCTGGTGAGCGATTATGGCCTTGACGAAACGGCCGGAGGCAAGCGGCTTAATCCGGTAACCCGGCTGTTCCGGTTACTCCATGCCGAACGCAGCCAGATTAACTATATTTTCTTTTATGCATTGGTAGCCGGTTTAATTAGCCTGGTATTGCCTTTAGGTATACAGGCAACCATTGAACTGATCTCGGGAGGTGTATTTTTCAGTTCGGTGTATGTACTTATCGGCATTGTTATTCTGGGTGTTATTGTTGGCGGGGTACTGCAACTAATTCAGATAAGTCTGGTTGAATTTCTGCAGCGCAGAATTTTTACTAAAGCAGCGCTTGAATTTGCTTTCCGCATACCCCGGCTTAAAGCCGAGGCCATCATCAGCAACTACGCCCCGGAACTGGTGAACCGGTTCTTCGATATCATCACCATTCAAAAAGGCTTGCCAAAATTGTTAATTGATTTTACAGCCGGCATTGTTCAAATCATATTTGGCTTAATTCTGCTATCGCTGTATCACCCGTTCTTTGTCTTTTTCAGCGTAGGTCTGCTGAGTCTTCTCGCTATATTATTCACTGCCACCGGCCCTAAAGGTCTTCGGTCGTCTATCGAAGAATCCAAATACAAATACAAAGTGGTGCATTGGCTTGAAGAACTGGCTCGCGCCATTAACTCGTTTAAACTGGCCGGCACAACCGATTTACCCATTAAGAAAACCGACTACACAGTAAACAATTACCTGAAGTACCGTAAGATCCATTTCCAGGTGTTAATCGGCCAGTTTAGTTTCATCCTGTTGTTCAAGGCGCTGGTTACCGGAGGCCTGCTGATTGTAGGAACAATATTGGTGGTTGACCGCCAGATTACGCTGGGGCAGTTTGTTGCTTCCGAAGTAATTATCATCCTGCTGCTTTCCTCGGTGGAAAAGATTGTCATGTACATGGATGTAATCTACGATCTGCTTACAGCTGTTGATAAGGTGGCCCATGTAACCGATATTCCACTTGAGCGGGTTGGTGGCCTGGATTTCCCGAGTCGCCAGCAGGGCTTGGGGTACAGCATCCAGGTAAAAGGCCTTAGATACAAGTACCCCGGGCACTATGATTATATGCTTAAGGGTATTGATATGAACATCCGGGCAGGAGAGCACATTTGCATTTCAGGGCCGGGCGGATCGGGAAAGACAACGTTAATGAACATTATCTCAGGCATCTACACCGATTTTGAAGGTGCTGTTTCTATAAACAATTACTCCATACGCGACCTGGACCTTACTCACCTGCGCAACAAAATCGGGAAAAACATTTCGCAGGAAGATATTTTTGATGGAACCATTCTTGACAACGTTACCGTTGGCAAACCCATGGAAAGCGTTGAAGATGCCATCGAAGCCATTAACATGGTTGGCCTGACCGATGAAATTAACCGGTTACCCGATGGGCTGAATACACACCTAACCAGTGGTGGTAAAAATCTTTCCAACACCGCTGTTCACCGGCTTATTTTAGCGCGCTGCCTGGCTAAAAAACCAGAGCTCGTAATTCTGAACGACTTCTTTACCGGATTAAAACGGGCTGCCAAAATCGAGTTGATTCAGTGCCTGGTTGACCGGAAAAGCAAATGGACCGTGTTGGCCGTTTCAAACGACCCGTTGATTATGGCTGCCTGCGACCGGGTGATTGTTTTAAATGACGGCATCATTGAAGCAGAAGGAAAATTTGATGAATTGTTAAAAGACGGCATTATAAACCGATACCTCGATTAA
- a CDS encoding TetR/AcrR family transcriptional regulator, with protein sequence MVSLSIRLNASLYLKDPQQSALGWRIVTEGIRLIDRLGFENFTFKKLAEEIGSTEASVYRYFENKHRLLLYLIDWYWTWLEYQFDYFTTNIHDPREKLKVYITLLTSEKKGDLYSNGIDGQALNRIMMAEFEKTYLTKQVDKDNQEGVFLPFKSVCKKIAGLIRQINPAFPYPHALVSTLVLSANHQLFYAEHLPSLTEIQFNPEKHYQQLNEFISLILNKVIQP encoded by the coding sequence ATGGTTTCACTATCAATCCGGCTGAATGCCTCGCTTTATCTTAAAGATCCGCAGCAATCGGCATTGGGGTGGCGCATCGTTACCGAAGGCATAAGGCTTATCGACCGTTTAGGCTTTGAAAATTTCACCTTTAAAAAGCTGGCTGAAGAAATCGGTTCAACGGAGGCTTCGGTATACCGTTACTTTGAAAACAAACACAGGCTATTGCTTTACCTGATTGACTGGTACTGGACCTGGCTGGAATACCAGTTTGACTACTTCACAACGAATATCCATGATCCCCGGGAGAAACTGAAAGTTTACATTACCCTGCTAACGTCTGAAAAGAAGGGCGATCTTTATTCCAACGGAATTGATGGCCAGGCCCTTAATCGCATTATGATGGCTGAGTTTGAAAAGACCTACCTGACTAAACAAGTGGATAAAGACAATCAGGAAGGGGTGTTTCTTCCGTTTAAGTCGGTTTGCAAAAAAATTGCAGGCCTTATCCGGCAAATCAATCCTGCATTTCCGTATCCCCATGCGCTGGTCAGTACATTGGTTTTATCCGCCAATCATCAACTGTTTTATGCCGAGCACTTGCCCTCGCTTACAGAAATTCAATTCAATCCGGAAAAACATTACCAGCAACTCAATGAGTTCATCAGCCTGATATTAAATAAAGTTATTCAACCCTGA
- the trxA gene encoding thioredoxin — protein sequence MSTSKPSFADLITGEKPVLVDFYADWCGPCKMSTPIVEEIAREFSGKLKVIKVDVDRNPALASQYQVQGVPTLMLFKAGKILWRQAGVVPLMNLRNALNQLV from the coding sequence ATGAGTACCTCAAAACCGTCTTTTGCTGATTTGATTACCGGTGAAAAACCGGTGTTGGTTGATTTCTATGCAGATTGGTGCGGGCCCTGCAAAATGAGTACCCCCATTGTTGAAGAAATTGCCCGGGAATTCAGCGGTAAGCTAAAGGTAATTAAGGTAGACGTTGACCGTAATCCGGCATTGGCCAGCCAATACCAGGTACAGGGTGTTCCTACCTTGATGCTGTTTAAAGCGGGTAAAATCCTGTGGCGGCAGGCAGGTGTAGTACCCCTGATGAACCTGCGAAATGCCCTGAACCAGCTCGTTTAA
- a CDS encoding septal ring lytic transglycosylase RlpA family protein, whose protein sequence is MKKLFFSLCFVFLTALLFAQVQTGKASYYADKFEGQPTASGEKYRHNKLTAAHKTLPFGTKVRVTNLANNNSVEVIINDRGPYVEDRIIDLSKSAAEKLEFITQGLAEVKIEVIDPGDGKTSDPVRVIGNVSVDEKEFYNFEISRARPSGFGVQVGTYQELVNLMRLTDNLKKSYQKKVTVQVKIINGIKYYSLILGQFPNRDKAETLREELRKKFPDAFIVEYARL, encoded by the coding sequence ATGAAAAAACTGTTTTTTAGTCTGTGTTTTGTTTTTTTAACTGCCCTCTTATTCGCTCAAGTTCAAACCGGAAAGGCCTCGTATTATGCCGATAAATTTGAAGGACAACCTACGGCCAGCGGAGAAAAATACCGGCACAACAAGTTAACCGCTGCGCACAAAACTTTACCCTTCGGAACCAAGGTAAGGGTAACCAACCTTGCTAATAATAACAGCGTAGAGGTTATTATAAACGATCGCGGTCCTTACGTTGAAGACCGGATTATTGACCTGTCAAAATCGGCAGCCGAAAAACTGGAGTTTATTACACAGGGTTTAGCCGAAGTTAAAATTGAAGTTATCGATCCGGGCGATGGCAAGACCTCCGATCCGGTGCGCGTTATCGGCAACGTTAGTGTAGACGAGAAGGAATTTTACAATTTTGAAATAAGCCGTGCCCGGCCTTCGGGCTTTGGTGTACAGGTAGGCACCTATCAGGAGCTGGTTAACCTGATGCGCCTGACAGATAACCTGAAGAAATCGTACCAGAAAAAAGTTACGGTTCAGGTTAAGATTATCAACGGCATAAAATATTACTCCCTTATCCTTGGACAATTTCCAAATCGAGACAAAGCAGAGACCCTCCGTGAAGAGTTACGCAAAAAATTTCCGGATGCCTTTATTGTTGAATATGCGCGCCTCTGA
- the guaB gene encoding IMP dehydrogenase: MPLDNSKFLFEALTYDDVLLVPAYSEVLPRETNITGKLTRNIRLNIPIVSAAMDTVTEAGLAISMALEGGIGFIHKNMRIDQQAEQVRKVKRSQSGLILDPVTLSINSTVQDAENIMREFKIGGIPVVDGHGKLLGIITNRDLRFQKDLSVPVEKIMTKENLITASEGITLEKAEIVLQKYKIEKLPIINKKGKLTGLITFRDIQKKKNKPFACQDKFGRLRAGAAVGVTADILDRVEALKTAGADVITIDTAHGHSKGVIDACKKVKRKFPELDVVVGNIGTGEAAKALVKAGADAVKVGVGPGSICTTRIVAGVGLPQLSAVYESAKALKGSGVPVIADGGIRFSGDIVKAIAAGADSVMIGSLLAGTEEAPGEVIIYEGRKFKSYRGMGSIEAMEEGSKDRYFQDVEDDIKKLVPEGISGRVPYKGLVAEVLYQLVGGLRAGMGYCGAKNIEALKKARFVKITSAGVTESHPHDVTITREAPNYSRK; encoded by the coding sequence ATGCCCCTCGATAATTCAAAGTTTCTTTTTGAAGCCCTCACTTACGATGATGTACTGCTCGTGCCGGCCTATTCCGAAGTGCTGCCCCGCGAGACCAACATTACCGGTAAGTTAACCCGCAACATCCGCCTCAATATTCCGATTGTTTCGGCAGCCATGGATACCGTTACCGAAGCGGGCCTGGCCATCAGCATGGCACTGGAAGGCGGCATCGGGTTTATTCATAAAAACATGCGGATTGATCAGCAGGCCGAACAGGTGCGTAAAGTAAAGCGCTCGCAAAGCGGCCTCATCCTCGACCCGGTAACGCTTAGCATTAACTCAACCGTGCAGGATGCCGAAAACATAATGCGCGAATTCAAAATCGGTGGCATACCGGTTGTGGATGGCCATGGTAAACTGCTGGGCATTATCACCAACCGCGATCTTCGCTTTCAAAAAGATTTGAGCGTACCGGTGGAGAAAATTATGACCAAGGAAAATCTTATTACGGCATCAGAAGGGATTACGCTGGAGAAGGCCGAGATTGTTCTTCAGAAATACAAAATTGAAAAACTCCCGATTATCAATAAAAAAGGGAAGCTTACCGGGCTGATTACCTTTCGGGATATTCAGAAGAAAAAAAATAAGCCCTTTGCCTGCCAGGATAAGTTCGGAAGGTTACGGGCGGGTGCGGCCGTTGGTGTAACAGCCGATATTCTTGATCGGGTGGAAGCCCTAAAAACTGCGGGGGCTGATGTCATCACCATCGATACTGCGCATGGCCATTCCAAAGGGGTTATTGATGCCTGCAAAAAAGTAAAACGAAAATTTCCTGAACTGGACGTGGTGGTAGGAAACATCGGCACGGGCGAAGCGGCAAAAGCATTGGTAAAAGCCGGAGCAGATGCTGTAAAAGTAGGTGTTGGGCCTGGCAGTATTTGTACCACGCGCATTGTGGCCGGTGTTGGCCTTCCTCAACTTTCGGCTGTGTATGAGTCGGCCAAAGCATTAAAGGGTTCTGGCGTGCCGGTTATTGCCGATGGCGGTATCCGATTTTCCGGAGATATTGTGAAGGCCATTGCTGCCGGAGCTGACAGCGTAATGATCGGCTCACTGCTTGCCGGCACCGAAGAAGCTCCGGGTGAAGTGATTATTTATGAAGGTCGCAAGTTTAAATCGTACCGCGGCATGGGTTCCATTGAAGCCATGGAAGAGGGATCCAAGGATCGCTACTTTCAGGATGTTGAAGATGATATTAAAAAGTTGGTGCCTGAAGGAATTTCGGGGCGGGTACCCTATAAAGGATTGGTAGCCGAAGTGCTTTACCAACTGGTTGGCGGCTTGCGGGCCGGCATGGGGTATTGCGGAGCCAAAAATATTGAAGCACTCAAAAAAGCCCGCTTTGTTAAAATAACCAGTGCCGGTGTAACCGAAAGCCACCCGCACGATGTAACCATAACGCGCGAGGCCCCCAATTACAGCAGAAAGTAG
- a CDS encoding SpoIIE family protein phosphatase produces MMRTKALTRLFFVITGIAWVALFFTDLSVVFSIKTGIQPDMPTWVPGLLFNIFLIGLYYYYKLKIDRDEILNFVDLLWRVFATGLVATVVSLALRLIEFLPGTSRLVSHFLYLETTYLITMPLMAGFLIMCFTAWKRLILYQKSKWLLRLWQVFEYGLFIALIYSSVSLSELDWLYDVLLASFVVIGLVLSANTKWVAYLNFKQKWTSLLLLLLSVFYLIYLFYTSNAQIVAAFNDERGIVDHRYHLYFLSVFVFVVMYCSFSFLVILFNLPTTSVFEQKLEEVVNFQRISQSIQTEQSEESVYKILLETSVSTVFADAAWLEIKNNEHHHRLFTYRISEKEANDIISHLKNNHITGILDQAPDKTKNLSKHLSTLRGSRFRSILAFPIYVKGDNIGTLALLKELSDGFNKEMTKIVSTFANQAGISIENFRLMEEALQSERYKEELKIAKMVQKSLLPEVLESDIDFEMAAFSESADEVGGDYYDTLRVTDKEVALVIADVSGKGTTAAFHMSQMKGIFHSLAQQGIRPEEFMIRANNALTRCLERGSFISATFFIIDTHKKVIRYSRAGHCPVLYYRARTGKAEYLKDRGVALGMVRNTSYSNFIGVNELHYEPGDIMVLYTDGITESKSNKGEEFGYDRLVTCLLEVREKPVREIIDCLIARLYEFSGSDNINDDYTALIVKFVKQDNPQISSS; encoded by the coding sequence ATCATGCGCACCAAGGCCCTTACCCGTTTGTTTTTTGTTATTACCGGCATTGCCTGGGTAGCCTTGTTCTTCACCGATCTGTCGGTGGTGTTTAGTATAAAAACGGGCATTCAGCCGGATATGCCCACATGGGTGCCCGGTTTGTTGTTTAACATTTTTCTGATAGGGCTTTATTATTACTACAAACTCAAAATCGATCGGGATGAAATACTGAATTTTGTTGACCTGCTGTGGCGTGTATTTGCAACGGGGCTTGTAGCCACGGTGGTGTCGCTGGCATTAAGGCTTATTGAATTTTTACCCGGTACCTCCAGGCTGGTTAGCCATTTTTTATACCTGGAAACAACCTACCTTATCACCATGCCCCTGATGGCGGGCTTTCTGATAATGTGCTTCACGGCCTGGAAGCGACTGATACTTTATCAGAAATCAAAATGGTTGTTGCGATTGTGGCAGGTATTTGAGTATGGCTTATTCATCGCACTTATTTACAGTAGTGTTTCGTTGTCCGAGTTGGACTGGCTGTACGATGTGTTACTGGCATCGTTTGTTGTAATCGGTTTAGTGCTTTCGGCTAATACCAAATGGGTCGCTTACCTCAACTTTAAACAAAAATGGACGAGCCTGCTTTTGCTCTTGCTTTCCGTATTTTATCTAATCTATCTGTTTTACACCAGCAATGCTCAGATTGTAGCCGCTTTTAATGATGAGCGGGGCATCGTTGACCACCGCTACCACCTTTACTTTCTATCGGTGTTTGTTTTTGTGGTTATGTACTGTTCATTTTCCTTTTTGGTGATCTTGTTCAACTTGCCCACCACTTCGGTTTTTGAGCAAAAGCTCGAAGAAGTAGTCAACTTTCAGCGCATCAGCCAATCCATTCAAACAGAGCAAAGCGAAGAAAGTGTTTACAAAATTTTGCTCGAAACCTCGGTAAGCACGGTGTTTGCCGATGCCGCCTGGCTTGAAATAAAAAACAACGAGCACCATCACCGGCTGTTTACCTATCGCATTTCTGAAAAGGAGGCCAACGATATCATTAGCCACCTGAAAAATAACCACATTACCGGTATTCTTGACCAGGCACCGGATAAAACAAAAAACCTATCAAAACACCTCAGTACGTTACGCGGTTCACGCTTCCGGTCCATTTTGGCATTTCCGATTTATGTTAAGGGCGACAACATCGGTACGCTGGCACTACTCAAAGAGTTGTCAGACGGCTTTAATAAAGAAATGACCAAAATCGTCAGCACGTTTGCAAACCAGGCGGGCATCTCCATCGAAAACTTCAGGCTGATGGAAGAAGCCCTTCAAAGCGAGCGATACAAGGAGGAACTTAAAATTGCCAAGATGGTACAAAAGAGCCTCCTCCCTGAAGTACTTGAAAGCGATATTGATTTTGAAATGGCCGCCTTTTCCGAGTCGGCCGATGAAGTAGGAGGCGATTATTACGATACCCTACGTGTTACTGACAAGGAGGTAGCTTTGGTTATAGCCGATGTTTCGGGCAAGGGTACTACAGCAGCCTTTCATATGTCTCAAATGAAAGGCATCTTTCACAGCCTGGCGCAGCAAGGCATCCGCCCTGAAGAATTTATGATACGGGCTAATAATGCGCTAACCCGCTGCCTGGAACGCGGTTCATTTATATCGGCTACTTTTTTTATTATTGATACACACAAAAAAGTAATACGGTACTCCCGTGCCGGTCATTGCCCTGTATTATACTACAGGGCACGCACAGGTAAAGCCGAATACCTGAAAGACCGGGGCGTTGCCCTGGGTATGGTACGAAACACCAGCTACAGCAATTTTATCGGGGTTAATGAACTACACTATGAGCCCGGTGATATTATGGTGCTCTACACAGATGGTATTACTGAGTCGAAGAGCAATAAGGGAGAAGAATTTGGTTACGACCGGCTGGTAACCTGCCTGCTGGAAGTGCGGGAAAAACCAGTCCGTGAAATCATTGACTGCCTCATCGCCAGGCTTTATGAATTTTCAGGAAGCGATAACATTAATGATGACTACACAGCTTTGATAGTAAAATTTGTCAAACAGGATAATCCGCAGATTAGTTCGTCATGA